One genomic segment of Chitinophaga parva includes these proteins:
- a CDS encoding SusC/RagA family TonB-linked outer membrane protein, with protein sequence MKKSFFAAAWLCLSAPALAQGPATATTAQSKSLHGTVTDGKNSRIPGATVQIKGSKEVSVTDNNGNFAFTRPHTYPLTLSISNIGFQPQEVVATGPAVDVHLQESQSQLNQVVVVGYGTLRRSDITGSVTSVSKVALAQPAASFDNLLQGSVSGVSVTQASGQPGSTANIRIRGGNSISFSNEPLYVIDGFIVYTNNSYTSTGAGSGPAVNALSTVNPSDIESIEVLKDAAATAIYGSHGANGVIIITTRRGKKGSDDVNYAGYYGTQQVDKKLPLLNAKQWGSLVNDINVSDGVARTYTDAQLDALGQGYDWQSAGLRHAPIQNHELSIAGGDDKSRYLISGNYFDQDGILKSTYFKRYAARINYERNVSDRFRVGVNAFGSSSQQQQPGVGVGPLGPAFSNLLLTAPVAKIYNDDGSYYTGSPFFDTPNTNPLQDITAVTNVSDLTRVLANIYGEYRLTRDLKLKVAGGADLINTKQNYYAPSYTSFGNPGGFASVGQIKSTTWLNENTLTYDHTFGSDHSLIVLAGFTTQKATDESAVASVKNFSNDLTGYNNLGAGSTPVLPTSNAHTWTMNSWLARINYSYLHKYNLTLSARADGSSVLGANNKWGYFPSVGFSWNASQEDFFAGIRNTVSNLKVRLSAGKTGNSGIPAYSSLAAVIPTNYYFGGTLVTGFAPNQLANPNLKWESTAQYNAGVDIGFLQDRISVVADVYYKKTSDLLLNVPLPLYTGYASAIENVGSVENKGFEIGINTENIRTSNFSWKTNLVFAHNANKVVSLGPGVDNFIPTVQLGQISPMIVKVGLPVGTFWGYTTDGLLTKEDIANGVPLLTGVSQQVGDRKYVALNGHKSVTIADKHNLGNAQPKFTFGFSNSLSYKGFDLNFFLQGSYGNKIFNQYQQILERPTLSQNAAALLADRWSETNPDGKLPKATNAPVAQVTDRYVEDGSYLRLKNVSFGYSLPKSALSHIHVKQIRVYVQAQHLFTITHYTGLNPEVNYFDGDNTKQGIDQGLYPAAKTFLAGANFTF encoded by the coding sequence ATGAAAAAAAGTTTCTTTGCTGCGGCATGGCTATGCCTTTCCGCGCCGGCACTGGCGCAGGGACCGGCCACTGCTACTACCGCTCAAAGCAAGTCCCTGCACGGTACAGTAACGGACGGGAAGAACAGCCGCATTCCCGGCGCCACCGTGCAGATCAAGGGCTCTAAAGAAGTGAGTGTAACAGACAACAACGGCAACTTCGCATTTACAAGACCTCATACGTATCCCCTTACGCTTTCCATCAGCAACATCGGGTTTCAACCACAGGAAGTAGTGGCCACAGGCCCTGCCGTGGACGTGCATTTGCAGGAAAGCCAAAGCCAGTTGAACCAGGTGGTGGTAGTAGGCTATGGCACCCTGCGCCGCAGCGACATTACCGGTTCCGTAACCTCCGTATCAAAAGTAGCACTGGCACAACCGGCGGCTTCATTTGATAATTTATTACAGGGCTCCGTGTCCGGCGTATCTGTCACCCAGGCCTCCGGCCAGCCCGGCAGCACGGCCAATATCCGTATCCGTGGTGGCAACTCCATTTCATTCAGCAATGAACCGCTGTATGTGATCGATGGGTTCATCGTGTATACCAATAACAGTTACACCTCCACCGGCGCCGGCAGCGGCCCCGCAGTGAATGCACTGAGCACGGTAAACCCCAGCGACATTGAATCCATTGAAGTGCTGAAAGACGCTGCTGCTACGGCCATCTACGGCTCCCATGGCGCCAATGGCGTGATCATCATCACCACCCGCCGTGGTAAAAAAGGATCGGACGATGTGAACTATGCCGGTTACTATGGGACCCAGCAGGTGGATAAGAAGCTACCCCTGCTCAATGCAAAGCAATGGGGATCGCTGGTAAATGATATTAACGTGAGTGATGGCGTGGCCAGGACCTACACAGATGCACAGCTGGATGCACTTGGGCAGGGATACGACTGGCAAAGCGCGGGCTTGCGTCATGCCCCCATTCAAAACCACGAGTTATCCATTGCCGGTGGCGATGATAAATCGCGCTACCTCATTTCCGGTAATTATTTTGACCAGGATGGCATCCTGAAATCCACTTACTTCAAGCGCTATGCTGCCCGCATTAACTATGAACGGAATGTGTCTGACCGCTTCCGTGTGGGCGTGAATGCATTTGGCAGCAGCAGCCAGCAGCAACAGCCCGGTGTGGGCGTGGGCCCGCTGGGACCGGCCTTTTCCAACCTGTTGCTCACCGCACCGGTAGCAAAGATTTACAATGACGATGGCAGCTATTATACCGGCAGCCCGTTCTTCGACACGCCTAACACCAACCCCCTGCAGGATATTACGGCGGTGACGAATGTAAGTGATCTTACCCGAGTGCTGGCCAATATTTATGGTGAATACCGCCTTACCCGCGATCTGAAGCTGAAAGTGGCCGGGGGCGCGGATCTGATCAATACCAAGCAGAATTATTACGCACCCTCCTACACTAGTTTTGGTAATCCCGGTGGCTTTGCATCCGTAGGCCAGATCAAATCCACTACCTGGCTTAATGAAAATACGCTGACGTACGACCACACCTTTGGCAGTGATCATTCCCTCATTGTGCTGGCGGGCTTCACTACCCAGAAAGCCACCGATGAATCGGCAGTAGCTTCTGTGAAGAATTTTTCCAATGACCTTACCGGGTATAACAACCTGGGCGCAGGCTCCACGCCGGTATTGCCCACTTCCAATGCGCATACCTGGACCATGAACTCCTGGCTGGCCCGCATCAATTATTCGTACCTGCACAAGTACAACCTTACATTGTCTGCCCGTGCAGACGGATCGTCTGTGCTGGGTGCCAATAATAAATGGGGCTATTTCCCCTCCGTGGGCTTTTCCTGGAACGCATCGCAGGAAGACTTCTTTGCAGGTATCCGCAACACGGTGTCTAACCTGAAGGTGCGTCTCTCCGCCGGTAAGACCGGCAACTCGGGCATTCCTGCCTACAGCTCGCTGGCTGCGGTGATCCCTACTAACTATTACTTTGGCGGCACCCTGGTAACGGGCTTTGCACCGAACCAACTGGCTAATCCAAACCTGAAGTGGGAAAGCACCGCCCAGTACAATGCCGGTGTGGATATAGGCTTCCTGCAAGACCGCATTTCCGTGGTGGCCGATGTGTACTACAAGAAAACATCCGACCTGCTGCTGAATGTGCCGCTCCCGCTGTACACCGGCTATGCCAGCGCCATTGAGAACGTGGGCAGCGTGGAAAACAAAGGCTTTGAAATAGGCATCAACACGGAGAATATCCGCACCAGCAATTTCTCCTGGAAAACCAACCTGGTGTTTGCGCACAATGCCAACAAGGTAGTGAGCCTGGGCCCCGGGGTGGACAACTTCATCCCCACGGTGCAACTGGGCCAGATCTCTCCCATGATCGTGAAAGTAGGCCTGCCGGTGGGTACCTTCTGGGGCTACACCACGGACGGGTTGCTGACCAAGGAAGATATTGCCAATGGCGTGCCCCTGCTCACGGGCGTATCCCAGCAGGTGGGCGACCGTAAATATGTAGCGCTGAACGGCCACAAAAGCGTGACCATTGCAGACAAGCATAACCTGGGCAACGCACAGCCCAAGTTTACCTTCGGCTTCTCCAACAGCCTTTCCTACAAAGGGTTTGACCTCAACTTTTTCCTCCAGGGCTCTTATGGCAATAAAATCTTTAACCAATACCAGCAAATCCTGGAACGCCCCACCCTGTCGCAAAATGCTGCTGCGCTGCTGGCAGACCGCTGGAGTGAAACCAATCCTGATGGCAAGCTGCCCAAGGCTACCAATGCACCGGTGGCTCAGGTAACAGACCGTTACGTGGAAGACGGCTCCTACCTGCGTTTGAAGAACGTTTCCTTCGGTTATAGCCTGCCCAAATCCGCACTATCACATATCCACGTGAAGCAGATCCGTGTGTATGTGCAGGCGCAGCACCTCTTCACCATCACCCACTACACCGGCCTGAACCCGGAGGTGAACTATTTTGACGGTGACAACACCAAACAAGGCATAGACCAGGGCCTTTACCCCGCCGCAAAGACCTTCCTGGCAGGCGCCAATTTCACTTTTTAA
- a CDS encoding DUF3472 domain-containing protein: MRISPNIRLVAIVAIAFPLMAACSKEALRSVTSNLHDGSGSSARAATETDTILLKNGYGVPNETGINIGSNGTSNWTTNANTALAYATINTKGTLSVSLLAKSPDGAGTVSVTVDGKVLTVNVPQSTTYQQLTAGNVNITNTGIKSFTIKGVKKPGAYYADVNAIVISGTAATGAYYNKSDYRTCPAVHMGYNMHAGDTAAWFYNEIKVPAGSDVVPTFFMANGFYAGYFGIQVNSATERRILFSIWSDYNTNDPNEIPANYSVRLVQKGPLVTTEENFGNEGSGRHAIAVYNWHTDSTYKFLVHSVPDTGGVTYSGYIFLNNQWNLIATYYKPVGVYNMESLYSFIEDFGNGLDSYKQRQMIVQNQWIVTPGGVWKQLTTANFTTTTHDDNFSRTDYGASTTGTGYTYFTSGFIPSTAHDNQAFTCNAGTQPNVTLPQ, from the coding sequence ATGCGCATCTCTCCAAACATTCGCCTTGTGGCGATAGTGGCCATCGCATTTCCTCTAATGGCCGCCTGCAGCAAAGAAGCATTGCGATCTGTCACTTCCAACCTCCATGACGGCAGCGGTTCCAGCGCCCGCGCCGCCACAGAAACAGACACCATCCTCTTGAAAAACGGGTATGGTGTGCCCAATGAAACGGGCATCAACATTGGCAGCAACGGCACCAGCAACTGGACCACCAATGCCAATACTGCACTGGCCTATGCTACCATCAACACCAAAGGCACGCTCAGTGTAAGTTTGCTGGCCAAGTCGCCGGATGGTGCGGGCACTGTATCTGTAACGGTGGACGGCAAAGTGCTCACCGTGAATGTGCCCCAGAGCACCACCTATCAGCAGCTTACTGCCGGCAATGTGAACATTACCAACACCGGCATCAAATCATTTACCATCAAAGGCGTGAAAAAACCGGGCGCCTATTATGCGGATGTAAATGCGATCGTAATTTCCGGCACCGCCGCTACCGGCGCGTATTACAACAAGTCTGATTACCGCACCTGCCCCGCGGTGCACATGGGCTACAACATGCATGCAGGTGATACGGCGGCCTGGTTTTACAACGAGATCAAAGTGCCGGCAGGTAGCGATGTGGTGCCTACTTTTTTCATGGCCAACGGATTTTACGCAGGCTACTTTGGCATCCAGGTGAATAGCGCCACGGAACGCCGCATCCTCTTCTCTATCTGGAGTGATTACAACACCAATGACCCGAACGAGATCCCGGCCAACTACTCCGTACGCCTGGTACAGAAAGGACCACTGGTGACCACGGAAGAAAACTTTGGCAATGAAGGCTCCGGGCGCCACGCCATTGCGGTGTACAACTGGCATACAGACAGTACATACAAATTCCTAGTACACTCCGTGCCGGATACCGGTGGGGTTACGTATTCCGGTTATATTTTCCTGAACAACCAGTGGAACCTGATTGCCACTTATTACAAGCCGGTAGGGGTTTACAATATGGAGAGCCTCTACTCCTTCATCGAAGACTTTGGTAACGGGCTGGATAGCTACAAACAGCGGCAGATGATCGTACAGAACCAATGGATCGTAACACCGGGCGGTGTGTGGAAACAGCTTACCACGGCCAATTTCACGACCACCACGCATGACGACAACTTCTCGCGTACAGACTATGGTGCGTCAACTACCGGTACCGGCTATACGTACTTTACCAGTGGCTTTATACCCAGCACTGCGCATGACAACCAGGCCTTCACCTGCAATGCAGGCACCCAGCCTAATGTGACACTGCCACAATAA
- a CDS encoding RagB/SusD family nutrient uptake outer membrane protein: MKKGLLIFGSLVMLSACNKLVENPNALISQQQYYKTQADAIAAANAVYNTLNSAAGDFPMYGRQLNLMTDNASDNHNFSPSNTNPDVRAMGTVTYVPANGRILKNWQQHYFGINRANLAIDNIPNIPEEKFTDQRIQARTINEAKFLRGLLYFNLVRLFGDVPLILHNPTSVDITALQVPRTSRDAVYRQVIADLTDATNLPKSYTGADVGRATSGAAHALLAKVYVTRHDWQHALTELQAVLNGGYGYGLFSDYKDAFQKSTKNGIEHIFSVQFQTNGGEANSVQYLSQSFNSFNTGTYPIDIISDSSVVKLFPAGDTRIAVTFFDRQYNPATGDTVYWKNPYAPYLNKFVDYSISPLINQSLSGINFPVIRYAEVLLLYAEVLNEINGGPTAEGYNAINQVRQRAHTGNLVTGLNQHDFRDSLFAERRREFIQEGQRWFDLVRQGGHTLVDALHKIAAKSAASDKDTLFPIPLQEIQLNPLLTQNPGWENN, from the coding sequence ATGAAAAAGGGACTACTCATATTTGGCAGCCTGGTGATGCTCAGTGCGTGCAATAAGCTCGTTGAAAATCCCAACGCGCTGATCTCCCAGCAACAATATTATAAAACGCAGGCGGATGCCATAGCGGCCGCCAACGCGGTATACAACACACTGAACAGCGCCGCGGGCGACTTCCCCATGTACGGGCGGCAGTTAAACCTGATGACGGACAATGCCAGCGATAACCATAACTTCAGTCCAAGCAACACCAACCCGGATGTGCGCGCCATGGGGACAGTGACCTATGTGCCGGCCAACGGGCGCATTCTCAAGAACTGGCAGCAACATTACTTTGGCATTAACCGCGCTAACCTGGCGATTGACAACATACCGAATATCCCGGAAGAAAAATTCACGGACCAGCGCATACAGGCGCGCACTATCAACGAAGCAAAATTCCTCCGCGGGCTGCTGTACTTTAACCTGGTGCGCCTTTTTGGCGATGTGCCGCTCATCCTGCACAATCCCACTTCCGTGGACATCACAGCCCTGCAAGTGCCCCGCACCTCGCGCGACGCTGTGTACCGGCAGGTGATAGCCGATCTTACTGATGCCACCAACCTGCCCAAATCATATACCGGCGCAGACGTAGGAAGGGCTACCAGCGGAGCCGCCCACGCGCTGCTGGCCAAGGTGTATGTGACCCGCCACGACTGGCAACATGCGCTCACAGAATTACAGGCTGTGCTTAACGGCGGCTATGGTTACGGGCTGTTCTCTGATTACAAAGATGCGTTTCAAAAATCTACCAAGAACGGCATTGAGCACATCTTCTCCGTGCAGTTCCAGACCAACGGCGGTGAGGCAAACAGCGTGCAGTACCTGAGCCAGAGCTTCAACTCTTTCAATACCGGCACCTACCCCATTGACATCATCTCCGACAGCAGCGTGGTAAAACTGTTCCCCGCCGGCGATACGCGTATAGCAGTCACCTTCTTTGACCGCCAGTACAATCCTGCCACCGGCGATACCGTGTACTGGAAGAACCCATACGCGCCTTACCTGAACAAGTTTGTGGACTACAGCATTTCCCCGCTCATCAACCAATCGCTGAGCGGCATCAACTTCCCGGTGATCCGCTATGCAGAAGTGCTGCTGCTGTATGCGGAAGTGCTCAACGAGATCAACGGCGGGCCCACTGCCGAGGGCTACAATGCGATCAACCAGGTGCGCCAGCGCGCCCACACCGGCAACCTGGTAACGGGCCTGAACCAGCATGATTTCCGTGATTCCTTGTTTGCAGAGAGAAGAAGGGAATTTATACAGGAAGGCCAGCGCTGGTTTGACCTGGTGCGCCAGGGCGGGCACACGCTGGTGGATGCCTTGCACAAGATAGCCGCCAAATCTGCCGCATCGGACAAGGATACCTTGTTCCCGATCCCGCTGCAGGAAATACAACTGAACCCATTACTGACACAAAACCCGGGTTGGGAAAATAACTAA
- a CDS encoding arylsulfatase, producing the protein MYKHFSLLAAGALLTASLSAQNTPQPYQAVVGKTLADSKEWWPTPVKPKPGSPNVVLILLDDVGYSATHTFGGVINTPTFDSLAANGLRYTNFHTTAICAPTRAALLTGRNHHYVHEGGFSHTAMSAGFPGWDGRIPDDKGTIAQILKANGYNTFAVGKYGVTPDEEATDAGPFDHWPSGKGFEHFFGFLGSETDQYKPDLVEENAHVIPDGRHLSDQLTDKAIAYIGRQKKAAPDKPFFLYYAPAATHSPHQVDTFWSNKYKGKFDQGWDWYRTTVFANQQKLGVIPANAKLPERNPAIPAWSSLPPGQQKLYARFMEVYAGYLEYTDYEVSRVVNYLKEINQLDNTLIYVIIGDNGGSKEGTIHGQIRGKSTGFANAAVTDSAYLALNENGEAQIGTPASWTNYPLGWSQAANTPFKDWKMDANSEGGTHNPLIVFYPKGITDKGGIRTQYSHVIDILPTTLEFLGIAPPAEIHGIKQDTLQGTSLVYSFNDARAPSRHTTQYYYIFGARAIYHDGWKAAAAHRPDYRDFSRFKDGPALPARDWDKDEWELYNLNDDPTERVNLAKKYPEKLAALKALFDAEATKNHVYPLIDFDDVLHQRIHQHYVK; encoded by the coding sequence ATGTACAAACATTTTTCTCTACTGGCTGCCGGTGCGTTGCTGACAGCATCCTTATCCGCCCAGAACACCCCACAGCCTTACCAGGCCGTAGTGGGCAAAACCCTGGCCGATTCAAAAGAATGGTGGCCCACCCCCGTGAAGCCCAAACCCGGTTCGCCCAACGTGGTGCTCATCCTCCTGGACGATGTAGGCTACAGCGCCACCCACACCTTTGGTGGCGTGATCAACACGCCCACGTTCGACAGCCTGGCTGCTAACGGTCTCCGGTATACGAATTTTCACACCACGGCCATCTGCGCCCCTACCCGTGCGGCATTGCTCACCGGCCGTAACCATCATTACGTGCATGAAGGCGGTTTCTCCCACACAGCCATGAGCGCGGGCTTCCCGGGATGGGACGGCCGCATACCGGATGATAAAGGTACCATTGCCCAGATCCTGAAGGCCAATGGATACAACACCTTTGCCGTAGGTAAATACGGCGTTACCCCGGATGAAGAAGCTACGGACGCAGGCCCCTTTGACCACTGGCCCAGCGGCAAAGGCTTTGAACATTTCTTTGGCTTCCTGGGCTCGGAAACAGACCAGTACAAGCCAGACCTGGTGGAAGAAAATGCGCACGTGATCCCCGATGGGCGTCACCTTAGCGACCAGCTCACGGATAAGGCCATTGCCTACATAGGCCGCCAGAAAAAAGCAGCGCCAGACAAGCCCTTCTTCCTTTACTATGCACCCGCCGCCACCCACTCCCCGCACCAGGTGGATACTTTCTGGAGCAATAAATACAAAGGCAAGTTTGACCAGGGGTGGGACTGGTACCGCACCACCGTGTTTGCCAACCAGCAAAAACTGGGTGTGATCCCCGCCAATGCAAAACTGCCGGAACGCAACCCTGCCATCCCCGCGTGGAGCAGCCTGCCCCCCGGCCAGCAAAAACTGTATGCACGTTTCATGGAAGTATATGCCGGCTACCTGGAATACACCGACTATGAAGTAAGCCGCGTGGTGAATTATTTAAAAGAGATCAACCAGCTGGATAATACCCTCATCTATGTGATCATTGGCGACAATGGCGGCAGCAAGGAAGGCACCATCCATGGCCAGATCCGTGGCAAAAGCACCGGCTTTGCCAATGCCGCTGTTACTGATTCTGCATACCTGGCACTAAATGAGAACGGAGAAGCGCAGATAGGTACCCCGGCCTCCTGGACCAACTATCCCCTGGGCTGGTCACAGGCGGCCAACACGCCTTTCAAAGACTGGAAAATGGATGCCAACAGTGAAGGCGGCACCCACAATCCGCTCATCGTTTTCTACCCAAAAGGTATTACGGATAAAGGCGGCATCCGCACACAGTACAGCCATGTGATAGACATCCTGCCCACCACGCTGGAATTCCTGGGCATCGCCCCGCCTGCGGAGATCCATGGTATCAAACAGGATACGCTGCAAGGCACTTCACTGGTATATTCTTTCAATGATGCCAGGGCGCCCTCCCGCCATACCACACAGTACTACTACATCTTTGGCGCCCGCGCCATTTACCATGATGGCTGGAAAGCCGCAGCAGCGCACCGCCCGGACTACCGCGACTTCAGCCGCTTTAAAGACGGACCGGCTTTACCCGCGCGTGACTGGGACAAGGACGAATGGGAGCTGTATAATCTCAATGACGATCCTACAGAACGTGTGAACCTGGCCAAAAAATACCCGGAAAAACTGGCAGCGCTGAAAGCCCTCTTTGACGCAGAAGCTACCAAGAACCATGTGTACCCCCTGATTGATTTTGACGATGTACTGCACCAGCGCATTCACCAGCACTATGTAAAATAA
- a CDS encoding sterol desaturase family protein codes for MKLEKQMARTITRDLLVSVLLYVAPVALMALSFAISGQKPWLAPHTGPTLQFKAPGFIEAVFNNLASWGLPTIMLTLGVAEFALGLYENKWKKNERILDIVCFVIPKVLIKPAVVFFSLKALPVLLPGLKNAFVWIPFAWAALIIAVFDDLTQYWYHRLHHQVPWLWRFHRTHHSAPYMGMAMASRQNIIYTIFFSQIYLTAALTYLGLGYAALFVTVVKSLITTGAHSSIAWDKPFYKYKGLHPIGWVLERLISTPATHQAHHADTDGDGIGHYKGNFGNMFFIWDILFGTGIITRRYPQTFGIKHYKEEEWYAQFLWPVFKSRKAGSELSKGGPVVGDEPALAPNAPLQVTRAEREEVSVLANG; via the coding sequence ATGAAACTGGAAAAACAGATGGCAAGGACCATCACCCGGGATCTGCTGGTAAGCGTGTTGCTGTATGTGGCGCCGGTGGCATTGATGGCCCTTTCCTTTGCCATCAGCGGTCAAAAGCCCTGGCTGGCGCCGCACACGGGCCCTACATTGCAGTTTAAAGCACCTGGCTTTATTGAAGCCGTGTTCAACAACCTGGCCAGCTGGGGCCTGCCCACCATTATGCTCACCCTGGGTGTGGCGGAATTTGCCCTGGGCCTGTATGAAAACAAATGGAAGAAGAACGAACGCATCCTGGATATTGTGTGTTTTGTAATACCCAAGGTATTGATAAAACCTGCGGTGGTGTTCTTCTCCCTGAAAGCCCTGCCGGTGCTATTGCCGGGCTTAAAGAATGCGTTTGTGTGGATCCCTTTTGCATGGGCGGCCCTTATCATCGCTGTGTTTGACGATCTTACGCAATACTGGTACCACCGCCTGCACCACCAGGTGCCCTGGCTGTGGCGTTTTCACCGCACCCACCATTCCGCGCCCTACATGGGTATGGCCATGGCCAGCCGCCAGAACATCATTTACACTATCTTCTTTTCGCAGATCTATCTCACTGCGGCGCTTACTTACCTGGGCCTGGGTTATGCAGCGCTGTTTGTAACCGTGGTGAAGTCACTGATCACCACCGGCGCGCACTCCAGCATTGCGTGGGATAAGCCTTTCTATAAATACAAAGGGCTGCACCCCATCGGCTGGGTACTGGAACGCCTGATCTCCACGCCAGCTACTCACCAGGCTCACCATGCGGATACGGATGGTGATGGCATAGGACACTACAAGGGCAACTTTGGCAACATGTTCTTCATCTGGGACATACTCTTTGGCACCGGCATCATTACACGCCGCTACCCGCAAACCTTTGGCATCAAACATTACAAAGAAGAAGAATGGTATGCCCAGTTCCTCTGGCCTGTTTTTAAATCCAGGAAAGCAGGCAGCGAGTTGTCCAAAGGCGGGCCCGTAGTGGGTGATGAGCCTGCACTGGCACCCAATGCACCACTGCAGGTGACCCGCGCGGAGCGCGAAGAAGTATCGGTACTGGCAAATGGTTAA